The proteins below are encoded in one region of Clostridium estertheticum:
- a CDS encoding rhamnogalacturonan acetylesterase — translation MTKKIKVFIVGDSTAAAKITEKRPETGWGEMIPMFFNGEVEFENHAVNGRSSKSFIEEGRLKEISDTIGNGDFMFIQFGHNDEKDDNKRHTDPFTTYKSYISKYIEVAKSSGANPVLLTSIQRRVFNKNGTMPDTHGDYSIAMREVARQFNLPLIDMQEKSKNYFEIIGEEKAKEIFLWVDASESLNYPEGKKDNTHFCEKGAKKMAELVVEGIVENNIEPLSRFVKG, via the coding sequence ATGACTAAGAAGATAAAGGTATTTATTGTAGGAGATTCAACAGCAGCAGCAAAGATTACTGAAAAACGTCCAGAAACTGGTTGGGGTGAAATGATACCTATGTTTTTTAATGGGGAAGTAGAATTTGAAAATCATGCAGTTAATGGTAGAAGTTCAAAAAGTTTTATAGAGGAAGGACGTTTGAAAGAAATATCTGATACTATTGGCAATGGAGATTTCATGTTTATTCAATTTGGTCATAACGATGAAAAAGATGATAACAAAAGACATACAGATCCGTTTACTACATATAAATCTTATATTTCAAAATATATAGAAGTAGCAAAAAGTTCAGGAGCAAATCCGGTACTTTTAACTTCAATACAAAGAAGAGTATTTAATAAGAATGGAACTATGCCAGATACTCATGGTGATTATTCCATAGCAATGAGAGAAGTTGCAAGACAATTTAATCTTCCACTTATAGATATGCAAGAAAAAAGTAAAAACTATTTTGAAATTATCGGTGAAGAAAAAGCTAAGGAAATATTCTTATGGGTTGATGCGTCAGAGTCATTAAATTATCCGGAAGGAAAAAAGGATAATACTCATTTTTGTGAGAAGGGAGCAAAAAAGATGGCGGAGCTAGTTGTTGAAGGAATAGTAGAAAATAATATTGAGCCACTTTCGAGGTTTGTAAAGGGGTAA
- a CDS encoding extracellular solute-binding protein: MKKSIFRNLSLALSLTMIGGGLVGCGSKPDAAATTATKATEATVVKPTTIKMTTDTFLKPEDGMADFVAGFKKQTGIDLKITQPVHAQYYDKLSLQFASGDVPDVVEIASTYLSTFGSNGALWDMTDAISKSKTLQTIDPKYANSIKVNDKSFAYPIQTGGGCITYLRKDWLDKLNLKVPTTYDEFIAVLKAFKDMPDANGKKTIIPYSAAGVINTEVPYSIYLREFYQDAIPNFTKVNGKWVDGMSQPNMKAALQRMTKAYADGLIDKEIVTNKTSSVRDKFYAGKVGAFTYWAGDWNRVMEQNLQKAVKTGTIIAIPAIKETKYIERAPVGLGITSKAKNPTGIFKYLIEFMHDGGEGETLFTNGIKDLNYKVTNGVTKKLPSKLDPKIEFPKIYEAGELSLTKFKNPIVADKRVTSSLATFTKDSALEPLLPASDVLTKAIPDLLLLKNEIISKVMVGTLTVDAGLAKYNKDSKTLVDSVLADLNK, from the coding sequence ATGAAAAAATCAATTTTTAGAAACTTAAGTTTAGCTTTATCACTAACTATGATAGGTGGTGGTTTAGTAGGATGTGGCTCTAAACCGGACGCAGCAGCTACTACTGCAACGAAAGCAACAGAAGCAACAGTAGTAAAACCAACAACAATTAAAATGACTACAGATACTTTCCTAAAACCCGAAGATGGAATGGCTGATTTTGTTGCAGGATTCAAAAAGCAAACAGGAATTGATCTTAAAATTACACAACCAGTTCATGCTCAATATTATGATAAACTCAGCCTTCAATTCGCATCAGGTGATGTACCTGATGTAGTAGAAATAGCCAGCACTTACTTATCTACTTTTGGAAGTAATGGAGCACTTTGGGATATGACTGATGCAATCTCAAAATCTAAAACACTACAGACTATTGATCCAAAATATGCAAATTCCATTAAAGTAAACGATAAATCGTTTGCCTACCCAATTCAAACTGGTGGTGGTTGCATTACTTACTTAAGAAAAGATTGGTTAGATAAACTTAACTTAAAAGTTCCAACTACTTATGATGAATTCATTGCCGTTTTAAAAGCATTTAAAGATATGCCAGATGCTAACGGTAAGAAAACTATTATTCCATACAGTGCTGCTGGAGTAATAAATACAGAAGTTCCTTATTCTATATATTTGAGAGAATTCTATCAAGATGCAATACCTAACTTTACTAAAGTTAACGGTAAATGGGTAGATGGTATGTCACAACCTAATATGAAAGCTGCTCTTCAAAGGATGACTAAAGCTTATGCTGATGGATTAATTGACAAAGAAATAGTTACAAATAAAACTTCAAGTGTTCGTGATAAATTCTATGCTGGTAAAGTTGGAGCATTCACTTATTGGGCAGGAGATTGGAACAGAGTTATGGAACAAAACTTACAAAAAGCTGTAAAAACCGGAACAATTATTGCAATACCAGCAATTAAAGAAACTAAGTATATAGAAAGAGCTCCTGTAGGCCTTGGAATAACAAGCAAAGCAAAAAATCCTACTGGAATATTCAAATATCTTATTGAGTTTATGCATGATGGTGGCGAAGGTGAGACGTTGTTTACAAATGGAATTAAGGATTTAAACTACAAAGTTACAAATGGAGTTACAAAAAAATTACCTAGCAAACTTGACCCTAAAATAGAATTTCCAAAAATATATGAAGCAGGAGAATTATCTTTAACAAAATTTAAAAATCCAATTGTTGCTGATAAAAGAGTAACTAGTTCACTTGCAACATTTACTAAAGACTCTGCTCTAGAACCATTATTACCTGCATCAGATGTTCTTACCAAAGCAATTCCAGACCTATTATTACTCAAAAATGAAATCATTTCTAAGGTCATGGTTGGTACATTGACAGTTGATGCTGGATTAGCTAAATATAATAAAGATTCAAAAACATTAGTTGATAGCGTTCTAGCTGATCTTAACAAATAA
- a CDS encoding ABC transporter permease, with the protein MQLKIRKPKKTSDTSLMKKSNTSVTKKMLRYKYFYLMALPVVVITFIFYYMPMYGIKFAFTKYGPFAPAKFIGLDNFKTLFKTPQFLSAFRNTISLSLLNLFIGMIVTIVFALLLNEVKNKFAKSFVQTLLYLPHFLSWVVVASIFTIILSPQDGFINQLLVQTGHKPFYFLVSEKWWTPIFVFIARWKDTGWGTIIYLAALSGISPELYEAASIDGASRLKQCFHVTIPGIMNTILVIFILDLAKVLNLFDSVFNLMNPLVYSVSDTIQTYTFRVMSQQADYGYTTAVGLFKSVIALVLVLAANKLSKKIKGSSIL; encoded by the coding sequence TTGCAACTTAAAATAAGGAAACCAAAAAAAACATCAGATACTAGTCTTATGAAAAAATCAAATACCAGTGTGACAAAAAAAATGTTAAGATACAAGTATTTTTATCTAATGGCTCTTCCAGTAGTAGTAATCACATTTATATTTTACTACATGCCTATGTATGGTATAAAATTTGCATTCACAAAATATGGTCCATTTGCTCCTGCAAAATTTATAGGTTTGGACAATTTTAAAACTTTATTTAAAACGCCTCAATTTTTAAGTGCCTTTAGAAACACTATTTCCCTTAGTTTGCTTAACCTTTTTATCGGAATGATAGTAACAATTGTTTTTGCTTTGTTACTAAATGAGGTAAAAAACAAATTTGCCAAAAGTTTTGTTCAAACATTGTTATATCTTCCACATTTCCTTTCCTGGGTAGTTGTAGCTTCCATATTCACTATAATTTTATCACCACAGGATGGATTTATAAATCAACTACTTGTACAAACAGGTCATAAACCTTTTTATTTTTTAGTGTCAGAAAAATGGTGGACCCCTATATTCGTCTTTATAGCAAGATGGAAGGATACTGGTTGGGGAACTATAATTTATTTAGCAGCACTATCTGGTATAAGCCCAGAATTATATGAAGCAGCATCTATAGATGGAGCTAGTAGACTTAAACAATGTTTTCATGTTACCATTCCAGGAATTATGAATACAATACTTGTAATATTTATACTAGATCTTGCAAAAGTATTAAACTTATTTGATTCAGTATTTAATCTTATGAATCCTTTGGTTTATAGTGTTTCAGATACTATTCAAACCTATACATTTAGGGTCATGTCTCAACAAGCAGACTATGGTTACACTACAGCCGTAGGATTATTTAAGTCTGTAATAGCTTTAGTGTTAGTTCTTGCAGCTAACAAACTCAGTAAAAAAATTAAAGGTTCAAGTATTTTATAA
- a CDS encoding carbohydrate ABC transporter permease: MNDKFSFKKGYRGRAFFKIFNAFFLLATVVVILVPILKVVSDSLDTTGSYGLRLIPLHPTLAAYKAVVTQTTLYTPFLISVYITIVGTLIGLFLTTLGAYILIQDDMPGRKLFASLLFFTMLFNGGLVPTYLNMKNIGLMNSLWSIILPLSLNVYNLILMKSFFEGIPKALMESAEIDGCSPMGIFVKIVLPLSKPALAAIGLFFAVSFWNEYFNFMLYISDPNKLNFQIKIREMIIESTTTQSTASNGIYSKTLQNAAIIVTILPFAAIYPFCQKYFVQGITLGAVKG; encoded by the coding sequence ATGAATGATAAATTTAGCTTCAAAAAAGGATACCGTGGAAGAGCTTTTTTCAAAATATTCAACGCATTCTTTCTACTTGCGACTGTAGTTGTAATACTTGTTCCTATTTTGAAAGTAGTATCAGATTCTTTAGATACCACCGGTTCATATGGTTTGAGACTTATTCCATTACATCCAACACTTGCAGCTTATAAAGCTGTTGTTACACAAACAACCTTGTATACTCCTTTTCTTATTTCTGTTTATATAACTATAGTGGGTACACTTATTGGTTTATTCCTAACAACACTAGGAGCATATATATTAATTCAGGATGATATGCCTGGAAGAAAACTATTTGCATCACTCCTATTTTTTACAATGTTATTTAATGGTGGACTAGTACCTACATATTTAAATATGAAGAACATTGGATTAATGAATAGTTTATGGTCAATTATTCTTCCATTAAGTTTAAATGTTTACAATTTGATACTTATGAAGAGCTTCTTTGAGGGAATACCTAAGGCTTTAATGGAATCAGCTGAAATAGATGGTTGTAGTCCTATGGGTATATTCGTAAAAATAGTGTTGCCTTTATCAAAGCCAGCACTCGCTGCCATAGGATTATTTTTCGCTGTTTCCTTTTGGAATGAATATTTTAACTTTATGTTGTACATTTCAGATCCAAATAAACTTAACTTTCAGATTAAAATAAGGGAAATGATAATAGAGAGTACAACCACCCAATCAACTGCATCAAATGGTATATATAGTAAAACTCTTCAAAATGCAGCTATAATTGTTACAATATTACCATTTGCTGCTATATATCCTTTCTGTCAAAAATACTTTGTACAAGGTATAACCCTTGGCGCAGTTAAAGGATAA
- a CDS encoding glycoside hydrolase family 28 protein, producing the protein MNTSPYSTIFNVTEFGAIPDGITSCSHAFALAIDACSKAGGGTVYVPAGTFLTGSIMLKSNINLNLDSGAILIFTNDISQYPIVDSRWEGAAQSVYSSCVYAQNEENISITGRGKLDGQGAFWWKIFKNKTNIYPRPKLISFHNCNNVLIEGVTLTNSPSWTINPICCDNVTIDKITIKNPNDSPNTDGINPESCKNVHISNCHIDVGDDCITIKSGTEATPLRVPCENITITNCTMVHGHGGVVIGSEMSGDVRNVTISNCVFEGTDRGIRMKSRRGRGGVIEDVRINNIVMKDVLCPFIANLYYYCGPNGKDKYVWDKAPYPITVETPAFRRIHFSNITAREVRAAAGFFYGLPEMYIEDVSFNNISISMAEDAEPGMPDMMANLDPMKQKGFFCSNVKDIFFNNVTISNNEGPAFYVENSINVEFSRCKTKDAKGNDPMVKLNNVI; encoded by the coding sequence ATGAATACTTCACCATATTCAACAATATTCAATGTTACAGAATTTGGAGCAATTCCAGACGGTATTACCTCTTGCAGCCATGCTTTTGCTCTAGCTATAGATGCATGTAGCAAGGCTGGCGGAGGCACAGTGTACGTACCTGCTGGCACTTTTCTTACAGGTTCTATTATGCTTAAAAGCAATATTAATTTAAATTTAGATTCAGGCGCTATTTTAATATTCACGAATGATATATCGCAGTATCCTATTGTAGATTCAAGGTGGGAAGGAGCAGCGCAGTCTGTATACTCCTCCTGCGTATACGCGCAAAACGAAGAAAATATTTCTATTACCGGTCGTGGAAAACTAGATGGACAAGGTGCCTTTTGGTGGAAAATATTTAAAAATAAAACAAACATATATCCAAGGCCTAAATTGATAAGTTTTCATAATTGTAATAATGTACTTATTGAAGGAGTTACTTTAACAAACTCACCAAGCTGGACAATAAATCCTATTTGCTGTGATAATGTAACCATAGATAAGATTACAATTAAAAATCCGAATGACTCACCTAACACTGATGGAATAAACCCTGAATCTTGCAAAAATGTGCACATCTCAAATTGCCACATTGATGTTGGTGATGATTGCATAACTATAAAATCTGGAACAGAAGCTACTCCCCTTAGAGTTCCATGTGAAAATATTACTATCACAAATTGTACCATGGTACATGGTCACGGTGGTGTAGTAATCGGCAGTGAAATGAGTGGTGATGTGAGAAACGTAACCATAAGCAATTGTGTATTTGAAGGAACTGACAGAGGTATTAGAATGAAATCTCGTCGTGGTCGTGGTGGTGTTATTGAAGATGTACGAATTAATAACATAGTAATGAAAGATGTGTTATGCCCTTTTATAGCTAACCTATACTACTACTGTGGACCTAATGGAAAAGATAAATATGTTTGGGATAAAGCTCCTTATCCAATAACAGTAGAAACTCCAGCCTTTAGAAGAATCCACTTTTCTAATATAACTGCTAGAGAAGTAAGGGCTGCCGCTGGTTTTTTTTATGGCCTTCCTGAAATGTATATCGAAGATGTATCATTTAATAATATTTCAATATCTATGGCAGAAGACGCAGAGCCTGGCATGCCAGATATGATGGCAAATCTTGATCCAATGAAGCAAAAAGGTTTCTTCTGTTCAAACGTTAAAGACATTTTCTTTAACAATGTTACTATAAGTAATAATGAAGGACCAGCTTTTTATGTGGAAAATAGTATTAATGTTGAATTTTCAAGATGTAAAACAAAAGATGCAAAAGGCAATGACCCTATGGTAAAACTTAATAACGTTATATAA
- a CDS encoding glycoside hydrolase family 88/105 protein, with translation MENWAARMTDSVMIRTPEFNGKWEYDNGVIFKGIELLWKITKDKKYFDFIKKNMDFFIDETGDIRKYSVTEYNIDHVNNGKLLFLLYKETGLEKYKKAAFLLREQLRNHPRTSEGAFWHKQIYPYQIWLDGLYMGSPFYAEFIKEFGETSEFDDVTKQFLICERHAKDPATGLLYHAWDEKKVQPWCNKETGLSKNFWGRSMGWYVMAIVDVLDYLPENHKDRARIIEILNEVLEALLKVRDEKTGLWYQVLDKGELKGNYIEASASCMILYAIAKGLNKGYIPKKWIDIAKTTYKSIVDEFIMVTKDGLVNLNKTCAVSGLGGATKRDGTYEYYISEPIVTNDAKGIGAFILAAAEMEILN, from the coding sequence ATGGAAAATTGGGCCGCTAGGATGACTGATTCCGTTATGATTCGAACTCCAGAGTTTAATGGTAAATGGGAATACGATAATGGTGTTATTTTTAAAGGTATCGAGTTATTATGGAAAATAACTAAGGACAAAAAATACTTTGATTTTATTAAAAAAAACATGGACTTTTTTATTGATGAAACTGGTGATATTAGAAAATATAGTGTTACTGAATATAATATAGATCACGTAAACAATGGAAAACTTTTATTTCTTCTTTATAAGGAAACAGGGCTTGAGAAATATAAAAAAGCTGCTTTTCTATTAAGAGAGCAATTAAGAAACCACCCACGAACTAGTGAAGGAGCCTTCTGGCATAAGCAAATCTATCCTTATCAAATCTGGTTAGATGGCCTTTACATGGGTTCACCATTTTATGCTGAGTTTATAAAAGAATTTGGTGAAACTTCTGAATTTGATGATGTTACAAAACAATTTTTAATATGTGAACGTCACGCAAAAGATCCTGCAACTGGATTGTTATATCATGCATGGGATGAAAAGAAAGTTCAGCCCTGGTGTAACAAAGAAACAGGCCTTTCTAAAAACTTTTGGGGTCGTTCAATGGGTTGGTATGTTATGGCTATAGTTGATGTATTAGACTACCTACCAGAAAACCATAAGGATAGAGCTAGAATAATCGAAATTTTAAATGAAGTACTAGAAGCTCTTCTTAAAGTTCGCGATGAAAAAACAGGACTTTGGTACCAAGTATTAGATAAAGGAGAACTAAAAGGTAACTATATAGAGGCCTCTGCATCATGCATGATATTATATGCTATTGCAAAAGGATTAAATAAAGGTTATATACCAAAAAAATGGATTGATATTGCAAAAACAACATATAAAAGCATTGTTGATGAGTTTATTATGGTTACAAAAGATGGCCTAGTGAATTTAAACAAAACTTGCGCTGTATCTGGACTTGGTGGCGCAACTAAAAGAGACGGTACATATGAGTACTATATAAGTGAACCGATTGTTACAAATGATGCAAAGGGCATTGGAGCCTTTATCCTTGCTGCGGCAGAGATGGAAATTCTAAATTAG
- a CDS encoding pectinesterase family protein, whose protein sequence is MIVSKDECGDFKTVQDAINSIPSTNKEKIIINIKNGIYKEKIYINVDNVVLLGESKANTILTYDDYAYKESISGEKMGTFNSFSTFVGGDDFCAQNITFENSSGSGDIYGQAVAIYVDGDKAKFKNCSFIGCQDTIFTGPLPPKPKEGNWFGGPKDRAPRRPVRQYYEDCYIRGDIDFIFGSATAVFNKCVIFSNNRNREVNGYVTAASTIEGERFGYIFINCKLLSDAAPNSVYLGRPWRDYAKTTFINCFMGEHIIGEGWHNWDRTVTERTASYEEYNSSGPGGKLDNRARWAKVLSDEEVKDYNIENILGPDFNYEFYKS, encoded by the coding sequence ATGATAGTATCAAAAGATGAATGTGGAGATTTTAAGACGGTTCAAGATGCAATAAATTCTATACCTAGTACAAATAAAGAAAAAATTATTATAAATATTAAAAATGGAATATATAAAGAAAAGATATATATAAATGTAGATAATGTAGTTCTTTTAGGTGAAAGTAAAGCTAATACAATATTAACCTATGATGATTATGCATACAAGGAATCTATAAGCGGAGAAAAGATGGGTACTTTTAATTCATTTTCTACTTTCGTAGGGGGAGATGATTTTTGCGCCCAAAATATAACTTTTGAAAATTCATCTGGTAGCGGAGATATATATGGTCAGGCAGTTGCTATTTATGTGGATGGGGACAAAGCTAAGTTTAAAAACTGTAGTTTTATTGGGTGCCAGGACACTATCTTTACAGGACCTTTACCACCAAAACCCAAGGAAGGCAATTGGTTTGGTGGGCCTAAAGATCGAGCACCAAGAAGGCCTGTCCGCCAGTATTATGAAGATTGTTATATTAGAGGTGACATAGATTTTATTTTTGGATCTGCCACAGCTGTGTTTAATAAATGCGTAATATTCTCAAACAATAGGAATCGCGAGGTAAATGGATATGTAACTGCAGCATCTACAATTGAAGGAGAAAGGTTTGGATATATATTTATAAATTGCAAATTACTAAGTGATGCTGCACCTAATTCTGTTTATTTAGGAAGGCCTTGGAGGGATTATGCTAAAACTACTTTTATAAATTGTTTTATGGGAGAACATATTATAGGAGAAGGGTGGCATAATTGGGATCGCACGGTCACTGAGCGAACAGCTAGTTACGAGGAATATAACAGTTCAGGTCCTGGGGGAAAACTAGATAATAGAGCTAGATGGGCAAAAGTATTAAGTGACGAGGAAGTTAAAGATTATAATATAGAGAATATACTTGGTCCCGATTTTAATTATGAATTTTATAAAAGCTAG
- a CDS encoding alpha/beta hydrolase family protein, with protein MLKEEKYFTISDHLKEFYSQKSKKLGFIAENVLEYGLWKIELKTKLKEILGMNSMMSCELKPQIVESKKFEGYRRDKAIIQTEPGVWMPLYILIPDGIKLGEKRACVIAPHGHGGGGKYSIVGRTDTLGIKESIDKYNYDYGLKFVRQGYVVFCSDARGSGERREDKHQGTDIEAIMSTSCNDINNVAISMGQTLVGMMTWDLMRLIDYIETLSYCDSSKIACCGFSGGGLQALWLSAIDERITCSVVSGYFYGFKDSILNTHLCGCNFVPRLWEYIELGDLAALIAPNPLLIESGTKDKLNGARGIVNAIQQVDITRKAYNIFNKKNNIYHHIFDGPHMWNGEKTYDFVNKWREGFDI; from the coding sequence ATGCTAAAAGAAGAGAAATATTTTACAATTAGCGATCATCTAAAAGAATTTTATTCTCAAAAATCTAAAAAGTTAGGATTTATAGCAGAAAATGTTTTAGAATATGGATTATGGAAAATTGAGTTAAAAACAAAACTTAAAGAAATATTGGGAATGAATAGTATGATGTCATGTGAACTTAAACCACAAATAGTAGAGTCAAAAAAATTTGAAGGTTACAGGCGAGATAAAGCTATTATTCAAACAGAGCCAGGAGTTTGGATGCCTCTTTATATTCTTATTCCTGATGGAATTAAGCTAGGTGAAAAGAGAGCCTGCGTTATTGCACCTCATGGACATGGAGGAGGCGGTAAATACTCAATTGTAGGGAGGACTGATACTCTGGGTATTAAAGAAAGCATAGATAAATATAACTACGACTATGGTTTGAAATTTGTTAGGCAAGGTTATGTAGTATTTTGCAGTGATGCAAGAGGATCAGGTGAAAGAAGAGAAGATAAGCATCAAGGAACGGATATAGAAGCAATTATGAGTACTTCTTGTAATGATATAAATAATGTTGCTATTAGCATGGGGCAAACTTTGGTCGGTATGATGACCTGGGACCTTATGAGGCTTATAGATTACATCGAAACTCTTAGTTATTGCGATAGCTCAAAAATAGCATGTTGTGGATTTTCAGGAGGAGGACTGCAAGCATTATGGTTATCAGCAATAGACGAGAGAATAACTTGTAGCGTTGTTAGTGGTTATTTTTATGGATTTAAAGATTCTATATTAAATACTCATTTATGTGGATGTAATTTTGTACCAAGGCTTTGGGAATATATAGAGCTTGGTGATTTAGCAGCTTTAATTGCACCGAATCCACTTTTAATTGAAAGTGGTACTAAGGATAAACTTAATGGCGCAAGGGGAATTGTTAATGCTATACAGCAGGTGGATATAACAAGAAAGGCATATAATATATTTAATAAAAAAAACAATATCTATCATCATATATTTGATGGTCCTCATATGTGGAACGGAGAGAAAACATATGATTTTGTTAATAAGTGGCGAGAGGGGTTTGACATATGA
- a CDS encoding ABC transporter ATP-binding protein, producing the protein MDDINGHDLEFETLLKEQNIYKNKPVKTLAYLYKDNISKLLLSFLFFIIKHLPTWVMPIITANVIDIVSSPARHNLKGLWINLIIASLLIIQNVPSNILYTKYFSQALRCVEAELRSKLVRKLQILSISYHKQLKSGKIQSKVLRDVEAITVLSRQIFNGFVPTILNIVVALTITLTKSFTVAIFFMLSMPVSFFIIKHFRKNIRKTNRDFRKEIEEMSANVAEMVELVPITRAHGLENVEITRMDKQLEKVRHSGYNLDIITAFLGASGWAVFQVFQVGCLAFTGYLAYRGKITVGDVVLYQSYFSSILNQVSSLINVYPDIVKGFESIESVGEILLSEDIEDNKGKKKIINVKGDFDFKGVEFNYETSEKPVLKDFNLKVNAGECIAFVGESGAGKTTILNLIIGFNKASKGKLLIDGMDMAEIDLRSYRSNIAVVPQNTILFSGTIRSNITYGLTNIREEEITKVIESANLTEVIAKLPKGLNTSIGEHGGMLSGGQRQRIAIARALIRNPQIIVLDEATSALDNISELHVQKAMKNLVKDRTTFIVAHRLSTIRDADRIVVMNNGRCVECGTYAELINLKGEFYNLKKLQG; encoded by the coding sequence ATGGATGATATTAATGGACATGATTTAGAATTTGAGACACTACTCAAAGAACAAAATATATATAAAAATAAACCCGTCAAAACATTAGCATATTTATATAAAGATAATATTTCAAAATTACTTTTATCTTTTTTATTTTTTATTATTAAGCATTTACCAACTTGGGTAATGCCAATTATAACAGCAAATGTTATTGATATTGTCAGTAGTCCAGCAAGGCATAACTTAAAAGGTTTATGGATTAATTTAATAATAGCATCTTTATTAATTATTCAAAATGTTCCAAGTAATATATTATATACAAAATACTTCAGCCAAGCATTAAGATGTGTAGAAGCGGAACTTAGGAGTAAGTTAGTAAGAAAATTGCAAATTTTATCAATTTCCTATCATAAACAATTAAAATCAGGAAAGATTCAATCTAAGGTATTAAGGGATGTAGAAGCAATTACGGTACTATCAAGGCAGATTTTTAATGGATTTGTACCAACAATTCTTAATATTGTTGTAGCTCTTACGATTACATTAACAAAGAGTTTTACGGTAGCAATATTTTTTATGTTGTCTATGCCAGTTTCTTTCTTTATTATAAAACACTTTAGAAAGAATATAAGAAAAACCAATAGGGATTTCCGTAAAGAAATTGAAGAAATGTCTGCAAACGTGGCAGAAATGGTTGAACTTGTTCCTATTACAAGAGCACATGGACTTGAGAATGTAGAAATCACTAGAATGGATAAACAATTAGAAAAAGTAAGACATAGCGGATATAATTTGGATATTATAACAGCGTTTTTAGGAGCATCAGGTTGGGCTGTATTCCAAGTTTTTCAAGTTGGATGTCTTGCATTTACAGGTTACCTAGCGTACAGAGGTAAAATAACAGTTGGAGATGTTGTGTTATATCAAAGCTATTTTTCATCTATATTAAATCAGGTTTCTAGCTTAATTAATGTATACCCAGATATAGTGAAAGGATTTGAATCAATAGAGTCAGTTGGAGAAATTTTATTATCCGAGGATATTGAAGATAATAAAGGAAAAAAGAAGATCATAAATGTTAAAGGTGATTTTGATTTTAAAGGTGTAGAATTTAATTATGAAACTTCAGAAAAGCCAGTATTAAAGGACTTTAATCTTAAGGTGAATGCCGGAGAGTGCATAGCTTTTGTAGGTGAATCAGGGGCAGGTAAAACCACAATATTAAATTTGATTATCGGGTTTAATAAAGCTTCAAAAGGAAAGTTATTAATTGATGGTATGGATATGGCGGAAATAGATTTACGTAGTTACAGAAGTAATATAGCTGTAGTGCCTCAGAATACAATTTTATTTTCAGGTACTATTAGAAGCAACATTACTTATGGACTTACAAATATACGTGAAGAGGAGATTACAAAGGTAATAGAATCTGCAAATCTAACAGAGGTAATTGCTAAGTTACCTAAAGGATTAAATACTTCTATAGGGGAACACGGAGGGATGTTATCCGGGGGTCAAAGACAACGTATTGCTATAGCAAGGGCTTTAATTCGGAATCCACAAATAATTGTTTTGGATGAAGCTACCTCAGCACTAGACAATATTTCAGAACTTCATGTGCAAAAGGCCATGAAAAATCTAGTGAAAGATCGTACAACGTTTATAGTAGCACATAGACTTTCTACCATAAGGGATGCTGACCGAATAGTTGTTATGAATAATGGAAGATGTGTTGAATGTGGGACTTATGCCGAATTAATAAATTTAAAGGGAGAATTTTATAATTTAAAAAAATTACAGGGATAA